A genomic stretch from Falco naumanni isolate bFalNau1 chromosome 6, bFalNau1.pat, whole genome shotgun sequence includes:
- the C6H6orf120 gene encoding UPF0669 protein C6orf120 homolog: MAARWRRILVIFVAAEVLFVVNTFEEEDVPEEWILLHVVQGQIGAGNYSYLRLNHEGKIVLQMRSLKGDADLYVSDMTLHPSFDEYELQSVTCGQDVVHVPAHFRRPVGIGIYGHPSHLESEFEMKVYYDRTVVQYPFGEASYNPEEVEAHQKYSQSTEDESQDEESVFWTILIGILKLILEILF; the protein is encoded by the coding sequence ATGGCAGCACGCTGGAGAAGAATCCTGGTAATATTTGTGGCTGCTGAAGTACTATTTGTGGTAAATACCTTCGAGGAAGAGGATGTACCTGAAGAATGGATTCTTCTTCATGTTGTTCAAGGTCAGATTGGAGCAGGAAACTACAGCTATTTGAGACTAAATCATGAGGGAAAAATAGTACTTCAGATGCGGAGTTTAAAAGGCGACGCAGACTTGTATGTATCTGATATGACGCTTCACCCCAGCTTTGACGAATACGAGTTGCAGTCTGTAACTTGTGGCCAAGATGTTGTCCATGTACCTGCACACTTCCGCCGCCCCGTAGGAATAGGGATTTACGGCCACCCCTCTCACCTGGAAAGCGAGTTTGAAATGAAAGTGTACTACGATCGAACAGTTGTACAGTATCCATTTGGCGAGGCTTCTTACAACCCTGAGGAGGTGGAGGCACACCAGAAATACTCACAGTCTACAGAAGACGAATCTCAGGATGAGGAATCTGTTTTCTGGACTATACTTATTGGGATCTTGAAATTAATACTtgaaattctcttttaa